The following proteins come from a genomic window of Solwaraspora sp. WMMA2065:
- a CDS encoding PD-(D/E)XK nuclease family protein — MTIGPDIAPDVEPPRLATLSPSRAADFKTCPLLYRFRSIDRLPERTTVDQARGTLVHAVLERLFDLPADQRTPAAAADLVAPQWQRLLDTDPTLADVVTTGPAEPTPDEQAGRPELDEFLAAARHLLDGYFTVEDPRRLEPAERESLVNAVVDGQLLIRGYIDRLDVSPAGDLRVVDYKTGGAPREAFESRALFQLKFYALVLWRTRGVVPRVLRLLYLRDAEICDYTPDAEELQRFERTVLALWRAILQATESRDFRPKQSRLCDWCSYQAYCPVYGGTPPPFPDLAQDLVSS; from the coding sequence ATGACAATCGGCCCGGACATCGCGCCCGACGTCGAACCACCCCGGCTGGCCACGTTGTCGCCGTCGCGGGCGGCCGATTTCAAGACCTGCCCGCTGCTGTACCGGTTCCGCAGCATCGACCGGCTGCCCGAGCGAACCACCGTCGACCAGGCCCGGGGCACCCTGGTCCACGCCGTCCTGGAGCGTCTGTTCGATCTGCCGGCCGACCAGCGCACCCCGGCGGCGGCCGCCGACCTGGTCGCCCCGCAGTGGCAACGGCTGCTGGACACCGACCCGACGCTGGCCGACGTCGTCACCACCGGGCCGGCGGAGCCGACGCCGGACGAGCAGGCGGGCCGCCCGGAGCTGGACGAGTTCCTGGCCGCCGCCCGACACCTGCTCGACGGTTACTTCACCGTCGAGGATCCCCGCCGGCTGGAACCGGCCGAACGGGAGAGCCTGGTCAACGCGGTGGTCGACGGGCAGCTGCTGATCCGCGGCTACATCGACCGGCTGGACGTCTCCCCCGCCGGGGACCTGCGGGTGGTCGACTACAAGACCGGCGGTGCCCCCCGAGAGGCGTTCGAGTCCCGGGCGCTGTTCCAGCTCAAGTTCTACGCTCTGGTGCTGTGGCGTACCCGTGGCGTCGTCCCCCGGGTGCTCCGGCTGCTGTACCTGCGCGACGCCGAGATCTGCGACTACACGCCGGACGCCGAGGAGCTGCAGCGGTTCGAACGCACCGTCCTGGCGCTGTGGCGGGCGATCCTGCAGGCCACCGAGAGCCGGGACTTCCGCCCCAAACAGAGCCGGCTCTGCGACTGGTGCAGCTACCAGGCGTACTGCCCGGTGTATGGCGGGACCCCGCCGCCCTTTCCCGACCTGGCGCAGGACCTGGTCTCCTCCTGA
- a CDS encoding sensor histidine kinase — translation MEPTEPDRSTGPHGSRWWRWWWRWWRTARGAGTTGPVPPVLARDGLLAATVVGVDLALQALGPTGQPGPNLGWPAVVGWSLIAAAPIAARRVVVWPAVLASAAMVAVPLLTGHEPVSMALALMILTYTAACWLALRPAVVATAVLWLPVLTVNAALPQGAEMPGISRLYLLFVNGLTMLVAFFIGRTVHARRSATRTLAERARVAEENQRAAADQAVADERRRIARELHDVVAHHVSVMGVLATGARRVLHRDPAAADEALGTIADTSRSTLREMRRLLDVLRTDAEPADAELTPQPGLGGIESLVEQIREAGLPVTLRIDGVPGDLDPGVTLTLYRIVQEALTNALKHAGAATAEVRLSFGVYWLIVEVFDTGRGPGPDRGRVGHGLVGMRERVALYGGTLRTGPRPGGGFRIYAKLPMEQLGAATRQGAP, via the coding sequence ATGGAGCCCACCGAGCCGGACCGGTCCACCGGACCGCACGGGTCGCGGTGGTGGCGGTGGTGGTGGCGGTGGTGGCGTACGGCCCGGGGCGCCGGCACGACCGGACCGGTGCCGCCGGTGCTGGCCCGCGACGGCCTGCTCGCCGCCACGGTCGTCGGGGTCGATCTGGCCCTCCAGGCGCTCGGGCCGACCGGTCAGCCCGGCCCGAACCTCGGCTGGCCGGCCGTCGTCGGCTGGAGCCTGATCGCGGCGGCGCCGATCGCGGCACGCCGGGTCGTCGTCTGGCCGGCCGTGCTGGCCAGCGCCGCGATGGTGGCCGTCCCGCTGCTGACCGGCCACGAACCGGTGAGCATGGCGCTCGCCCTGATGATCCTGACCTACACCGCGGCCTGCTGGCTGGCGCTGCGCCCGGCGGTCGTCGCCACCGCCGTACTGTGGCTGCCGGTGCTGACCGTCAACGCGGCGCTGCCACAGGGTGCCGAAATGCCGGGAATCTCCCGGTTGTACCTGCTGTTCGTCAACGGACTGACCATGCTGGTCGCCTTCTTCATCGGGCGGACCGTGCACGCCCGTCGGTCGGCGACGCGGACGCTGGCCGAACGCGCCCGGGTGGCCGAGGAGAACCAGCGGGCGGCCGCGGACCAGGCGGTCGCCGACGAACGGCGGCGGATCGCCCGGGAGCTGCACGACGTCGTGGCCCACCACGTCAGCGTCATGGGGGTGCTGGCCACCGGTGCCCGTCGGGTGCTGCACCGCGACCCGGCCGCCGCCGACGAGGCGCTCGGCACCATCGCCGACACCAGCCGCAGCACGCTACGGGAGATGCGTCGGCTGCTCGACGTCCTGCGCACCGACGCCGAACCGGCCGACGCCGAGCTCACCCCGCAGCCAGGGCTCGGCGGCATCGAGTCCCTGGTCGAGCAGATCCGCGAGGCGGGTCTGCCGGTGACCCTGCGGATCGACGGGGTACCCGGGGACCTGGATCCCGGCGTGACGCTGACCCTCTACCGGATCGTCCAGGAGGCGCTCACCAACGCGCTCAAGCACGCCGGAGCGGCAACCGCCGAGGTGCGGCTCAGCTTCGGCGTCTACTGGCTGATCGTCGAGGTGTTCGACACCGGCCGCGGTCCCGGTCCGGACCGCGGCCGGGTCGGGCACGGTCTGGTCGGAATGCGGGAGCGGGTGGCCCTGTACGGTGGCACGCTGCGGACCGGCCCGCGCCCGGGCGGCGGCTTCCGCATCTACGCCAAGCTGCCGATGGAGCAGCTGGGGGCGGCTACCCGACAAGGAGCACCGTGA
- the arc gene encoding proteasome ATPase codes for MARSDDADSRAARWEKEAHDLSTQVAFLQEELALVRRKLTESPRHVRQLEERLAAAQAQLARLTENNERLVATLKEARAQIVTLKEEIDRLAQPPSGYGVFLARHADGTVDVFTGGRKLRVALSPSLDADELQRGQEVLLNDALNVVDAFGYERVGEVVMLKELLDNPTGEPSDRALVISHADEERVVHLAQTLVGSALRAGDSLMIEPRSAYAYERIPKSEVEELVLEEVPDVDYTDIGGLHAQIEQIRDAVELPFLHAELFREHHLRPPKGILLYGPPGCGKTLIAKAVANSLAKKIAERRGEEKHTSFFLNIKGPELLNKYVGETERHIRLIFQRAREKAGEGTPVIVFFDEMDSVFRTRGSGVSSDVENTIVPQLLSEIDGVEGLENVIVIGASNREDMIDPAILRPGRLDVKIKIERPDAEAAKDIFSKYILTGLPLHPDDLTEHGDDPQATVAAMIDAVVLRMYSETDENRFLEVTYANGDKEVLYFKDFNSGAMIQNIVDRGKKMAIKEFLTSGRKGLRLQHLLDACVDEFRENEDLPNTTNPDDWARISGKKGERIVYIRTLVSGGKGAEAGRSIETASNTGQYL; via the coding sequence GTGGCACGCAGCGACGACGCGGATTCGCGCGCCGCACGGTGGGAGAAGGAGGCCCACGATCTCTCCACCCAGGTCGCGTTTCTTCAAGAGGAACTCGCTCTGGTGCGGCGCAAGTTGACCGAAAGCCCCCGACACGTGCGGCAGCTCGAGGAACGGCTGGCGGCAGCGCAGGCGCAGCTGGCCCGACTGACCGAGAACAACGAACGGCTCGTGGCGACCCTCAAGGAAGCCAGGGCCCAGATCGTCACGCTCAAGGAGGAGATCGACCGGCTGGCGCAACCGCCCAGCGGGTACGGCGTCTTCCTGGCCCGACACGCGGACGGCACGGTGGACGTCTTCACCGGTGGCCGGAAGCTACGGGTGGCGCTCTCTCCCTCGTTGGACGCCGACGAGCTCCAACGCGGCCAGGAGGTCCTGCTCAACGACGCGCTCAACGTGGTCGACGCGTTCGGCTACGAGCGGGTCGGTGAGGTGGTGATGCTCAAGGAACTCCTCGACAATCCGACCGGCGAGCCGAGTGACCGTGCCCTGGTCATCTCGCACGCCGACGAGGAGCGGGTGGTGCATCTGGCGCAGACGCTGGTCGGCAGCGCGCTGCGGGCTGGCGACTCGCTGATGATCGAGCCGCGGTCGGCGTACGCCTACGAGCGGATACCGAAGAGCGAGGTCGAGGAGCTGGTGCTGGAGGAGGTGCCGGACGTCGACTACACCGACATCGGCGGCCTGCACGCCCAGATCGAGCAGATCAGGGACGCGGTCGAGCTGCCGTTCCTGCACGCGGAGCTGTTCCGTGAGCACCATCTGCGTCCACCGAAGGGCATCCTGCTCTACGGTCCGCCCGGGTGCGGCAAGACGCTGATCGCCAAGGCGGTGGCCAACTCGCTGGCCAAGAAGATCGCCGAGCGGCGGGGTGAGGAGAAGCACACCAGCTTCTTCCTCAACATCAAGGGCCCGGAGCTGCTCAACAAGTACGTCGGTGAGACCGAGCGGCACATCCGGCTGATTTTCCAGCGGGCCCGGGAGAAGGCCGGCGAAGGTACCCCGGTGATCGTGTTCTTCGACGAGATGGACTCGGTCTTCCGGACCCGGGGCTCCGGTGTCTCCTCGGACGTGGAGAACACCATCGTTCCGCAGCTGCTGAGCGAGATCGACGGGGTCGAGGGCCTGGAGAACGTGATCGTGATCGGTGCCTCCAACCGGGAGGACATGATCGATCCCGCGATCCTGCGGCCCGGCCGGCTGGACGTCAAGATCAAGATCGAGCGTCCGGACGCCGAGGCGGCCAAGGACATCTTCTCCAAGTACATCCTCACCGGGCTGCCGCTGCACCCGGACGACCTCACCGAGCACGGCGACGATCCGCAGGCCACCGTGGCAGCCATGATCGACGCCGTGGTGCTGCGGATGTACTCGGAGACCGACGAGAACCGGTTCCTCGAGGTGACCTACGCCAACGGGGACAAGGAGGTCCTGTACTTCAAGGACTTCAACTCCGGCGCGATGATCCAGAACATCGTCGACCGGGGCAAGAAGATGGCGATCAAGGAGTTCCTCACCTCCGGGCGCAAGGGTCTGCGGCTGCAGCACCTGCTCGACGCGTGCGTCGACGAGTTCCGGGAGAACGAGGACCTGCCGAACACCACCAACCCGGACGACTGGGCCCGGATCTCCGGTAAGAAGGGGGAACGGATCGTCTACATCCGTACCCTTGTCTCCGGCGGCAAGGGCGCGGAGGCCGGCCGGTCGATCGAGACGGCCAGCAACACCGGGCAGTACCTCTGA
- a CDS encoding ferredoxin encodes MTTPTETRSPGEPGETASTDTELQVWVDQDLCTGDGLCVQYARDVFEFDIDGLAYVKDASGELQVAEGARVAVPERLRLDVIDAAKDCPGECIHVVRADDQTEVSGPDAG; translated from the coding sequence GTGACGACCCCGACCGAGACCCGGTCCCCCGGAGAGCCGGGCGAAACGGCATCAACCGACACGGAGCTGCAGGTCTGGGTCGACCAGGACCTCTGCACCGGAGACGGGCTGTGCGTGCAGTACGCCCGGGACGTCTTCGAGTTCGACATCGACGGGCTCGCCTACGTCAAGGACGCCTCCGGGGAACTGCAGGTCGCCGAGGGCGCCCGGGTCGCCGTCCCCGAACGGCTGCGGCTCGACGTGATCGACGCGGCCAAGGACTGCCCCGGCGAGTGCATCCACGTGGTCCGCGCGGACGACCAGACCGAGGTGTCCGGACCGGACGCCGGCTAG
- a CDS encoding ABC transporter ATP-binding protein: MTTTTATGPAARAADVWKVYGTGEAQVIALHGVTLDLEPARFTAIMGPSGSGKSTLMHCLAGLDTVTRGTITIGDTTVTGLNDTGLTRLRRDKLGFIFQQFNLLPTLTAEENILLPMAIAGRKPDPAWFDTVIDTVGLRDRLHHRPTQLSGGQQQRVACARALVARPDVVFADEPTGNLDSRAGADVLGFLRNSVRDHQQTIVMVTHDPVAASYSDRVVFLSDGRIVDELQQPTAEAVLDRLKGLDVAAIEQEQV; this comes from the coding sequence GTGACAACGACGACAGCGACCGGACCAGCCGCCCGGGCAGCCGACGTGTGGAAGGTGTACGGCACCGGCGAAGCCCAGGTGATCGCCCTGCACGGCGTCACCCTCGACCTGGAACCCGCCCGGTTCACCGCCATCATGGGGCCGTCCGGCTCGGGCAAGTCCACTTTGATGCACTGCCTCGCCGGGCTCGACACCGTCACCCGCGGCACCATCACCATCGGCGACACCACTGTCACCGGACTCAACGACACCGGGCTGACCAGACTCCGCCGGGACAAGCTCGGCTTCATCTTCCAGCAGTTCAACCTCCTCCCCACGCTCACCGCCGAGGAGAACATCCTGCTGCCCATGGCGATCGCCGGCCGCAAACCCGACCCCGCCTGGTTCGACACCGTCATCGACACCGTCGGCCTGCGTGACCGCCTGCACCACCGACCCACCCAACTGTCCGGCGGCCAGCAGCAGCGGGTCGCCTGTGCCCGCGCCCTCGTCGCCCGCCCCGACGTCGTCTTCGCCGACGAACCGACCGGCAACCTCGACTCCCGCGCCGGCGCCGACGTCCTCGGCTTCCTACGCAACTCGGTACGCGACCACCAGCAGACCATCGTCATGGTCACCCACGACCCGGTCGCCGCCTCCTACTCCGACCGCGTCGTCTTCCTCTCCGACGGCCGTATCGTCGACGAGCTACAGCAGCCGACCGCCGAGGCGGTCCTCGACCGGCTGAAGGGCCTCGACGTCGCGGCGATCGAGCAGGAGCAGGTTTGA
- a CDS encoding FtsX-like permease family protein, with amino-acid sequence MLRATLKSLLSRKLRLVLSAVAIVLGVLFVSSATVLTDSLSSRFERLFQTVNADVAVQVQAADTAGQQAEPPLLTDADLNRIAAVNGVASVTGDASSTGVIPFRAADGKAVPSQAPQLGIGLTAAGDDDALLQIAEGRTPSADDEVAVTRLTAEQAGVTVGDQLRVYVSSAYQASEYDVVGLLEYSGGRSTLGGETLVAFTVPQAQQLFYGEAGVFGTAQLTADPGVTDDELKRLVADELPAGFEAVTGAELADEQASQFTQLLTFVNWFFLGFALIALLVGMFLIFNTFNILVAQRSRELALLRALGASWAQVTSAVLIEALVVGVIAATLGLAAGIGVAAGLQFLAVEALSLPAGGLIVSPVAILASYLVGVLMTMVAALIPAIRASAVPPVAAMRDVVRPDRPLTGLTTTGGVVTALGAGLLAVGLIGVSGLTAVALGGGVLLSIIGVALLSPALTRPVAGTVGRLVSWGTATGLGRRNTLRNPRRTAVTAAALMIGVTLVSTIAVIGSSLKATTTDLVENGLGAEIIILTNGQQLPTGREGFDPARLDQVAEIDGVTGTVAYHIAILTADGRPNQLISATDLSQAGPMFALETVQGRLDAGDGETVVDVNTAQSNGWTVGDDIVIDMPRGGERAYELVGVYRTALTAGLILPESQVQYLAGPLAYQGFVATTPDADVQRIVAETEALMADYPLVTVGDRSSFVEQQNQLVDILLSIFYVLLALAVLVAFIGIVNTLVLSIYERTRELGLLRAVGMSRRQVRRMVRVESLLMAVFGCLLGVALGVALGLAASFAMRSQDVLSVVSVPVGQLVGFVVAAALAGVVAAWWPAWRASRLNVLQAISHE; translated from the coding sequence ATGCTGCGCGCCACGTTGAAGAGTCTGCTCTCCCGCAAACTGCGGCTGGTGCTGTCCGCAGTGGCGATCGTCCTCGGGGTGCTGTTCGTTTCCAGCGCCACGGTGCTCACCGACAGCTTGAGCAGCCGCTTCGAACGGCTCTTCCAGACCGTCAACGCGGACGTCGCCGTACAGGTGCAGGCGGCCGACACGGCCGGTCAGCAAGCGGAGCCGCCGCTGCTGACCGACGCTGACCTGAATCGCATCGCCGCTGTCAACGGGGTGGCGTCGGTGACCGGTGACGCCAGCTCTACCGGGGTGATCCCGTTCCGGGCCGCCGACGGCAAGGCGGTGCCGAGCCAGGCACCGCAGCTGGGCATCGGCCTGACCGCCGCCGGCGACGACGACGCGCTGCTCCAAATCGCCGAGGGACGCACGCCCAGCGCCGACGACGAGGTCGCGGTGACCCGGTTGACCGCCGAGCAGGCCGGCGTCACGGTCGGCGACCAGCTCCGGGTGTACGTCTCCAGCGCCTACCAGGCCAGCGAGTACGACGTGGTGGGCCTGCTGGAGTACAGCGGGGGCAGGTCCACCCTCGGTGGCGAGACACTGGTCGCCTTCACCGTACCACAGGCACAGCAGTTGTTCTACGGCGAGGCCGGGGTGTTCGGCACGGCACAGTTGACCGCCGACCCCGGTGTCACCGACGACGAGCTCAAGCGGCTGGTGGCCGACGAGCTGCCCGCCGGGTTCGAGGCGGTGACCGGCGCAGAGCTCGCCGACGAGCAGGCGTCCCAGTTCACCCAGCTGCTGACCTTCGTCAACTGGTTCTTCCTCGGGTTCGCGCTGATCGCGTTGCTGGTCGGCATGTTCCTGATCTTCAACACGTTCAACATCCTGGTCGCGCAGCGGTCCCGCGAGCTGGCCCTGCTCCGGGCACTGGGTGCCAGCTGGGCCCAGGTCACCTCGGCGGTGCTGATCGAGGCGCTGGTCGTCGGCGTGATCGCGGCCACCCTCGGCCTGGCCGCCGGCATCGGCGTCGCCGCCGGCCTGCAGTTCCTGGCGGTCGAAGCGCTGTCGCTGCCCGCTGGCGGGTTGATCGTCTCACCGGTCGCGATCCTGGCGTCCTACCTGGTCGGTGTACTGATGACCATGGTCGCGGCGTTGATTCCGGCGATCCGCGCCTCGGCGGTTCCGCCGGTGGCCGCGATGCGCGACGTGGTCCGCCCGGACCGGCCGCTGACCGGGCTCACCACTACCGGCGGGGTGGTCACCGCGCTCGGCGCGGGGCTGCTGGCCGTGGGTCTGATCGGTGTCTCCGGGCTGACCGCCGTCGCGCTCGGCGGTGGCGTGCTGCTGTCGATCATCGGCGTGGCGCTGCTGTCGCCCGCCCTCACCCGTCCGGTGGCCGGCACCGTCGGTCGCCTGGTCAGCTGGGGTACGGCGACCGGTCTCGGCCGACGCAACACGCTGCGCAACCCGCGGCGTACCGCTGTCACCGCCGCTGCCCTGATGATCGGGGTGACCCTGGTCAGCACCATCGCGGTGATCGGGTCGTCGTTGAAGGCAACCACCACCGACCTGGTGGAGAACGGCCTCGGGGCCGAGATCATCATCTTGACCAACGGCCAGCAACTGCCGACCGGGCGGGAGGGTTTCGATCCCGCACGCCTCGACCAGGTAGCCGAGATCGACGGTGTGACCGGCACCGTCGCGTACCACATCGCGATACTGACCGCCGACGGCCGCCCCAACCAGCTCATCTCCGCCACCGACCTGTCACAGGCCGGCCCGATGTTCGCTCTCGAGACCGTACAGGGCCGCCTCGACGCCGGCGACGGCGAGACGGTGGTCGACGTGAACACCGCGCAATCCAACGGATGGACGGTCGGCGACGACATCGTCATCGACATGCCGCGTGGCGGCGAACGGGCCTACGAACTCGTCGGCGTCTACCGCACCGCGCTCACCGCCGGGCTGATCCTGCCCGAGTCCCAGGTGCAGTACCTCGCCGGGCCGCTGGCCTACCAGGGGTTCGTCGCCACCACCCCGGACGCCGACGTGCAGCGGATCGTCGCCGAGACCGAGGCGCTGATGGCCGACTACCCGTTGGTGACGGTCGGCGACCGCAGCAGCTTCGTCGAGCAGCAGAACCAGCTGGTCGACATCCTGCTCAGCATCTTCTACGTACTGCTGGCCCTCGCAGTGCTGGTGGCCTTCATCGGAATCGTCAACACCCTGGTGCTGAGCATCTACGAACGCACCCGGGAACTCGGGCTGCTACGCGCGGTAGGGATGAGCCGACGCCAGGTCCGCCGGATGGTCCGCGTCGAATCACTGCTGATGGCGGTCTTCGGCTGC
- a CDS encoding response regulator transcription factor, protein MTEPGIAAPSTTRPVRILLADDQPLLRTGFRMVLGAEDDLDIVGEAADGAEAVDLARRLLPDVVLMDIRMPRMDGVAATRAIVDARLPVRVLILTTFDLDEYVVGALRAGASGFLAKDVPAEDLVAAIRTVAVGEAVVAPRILRRLLDKFALTLPDPDAAPPKALDVLTEREREVLIQMARGLSNAEIASTLSVSETTIKTHVGHVLTKLRLRDRVQAVVLAYESGLVRPGG, encoded by the coding sequence GTGACCGAACCCGGCATCGCCGCGCCGTCCACCACCCGTCCGGTCCGGATCCTGCTCGCCGACGATCAACCGCTGCTGCGCACCGGATTCCGGATGGTCCTCGGCGCCGAGGACGACCTGGACATCGTCGGCGAGGCGGCGGACGGGGCGGAAGCCGTCGACCTGGCCCGCCGGCTCCTGCCCGACGTCGTGCTGATGGACATCCGGATGCCCCGGATGGACGGGGTGGCGGCGACCCGGGCGATCGTCGACGCCCGGCTGCCGGTCCGGGTCCTCATCCTCACCACTTTCGACCTCGACGAGTACGTGGTGGGGGCGCTGCGCGCCGGTGCCAGCGGCTTCCTGGCCAAGGACGTGCCCGCCGAGGACCTGGTGGCCGCCATCCGGACAGTAGCGGTCGGTGAGGCCGTGGTGGCTCCCCGGATCCTGCGCCGGCTGTTGGACAAGTTCGCGCTCACCCTGCCCGATCCGGACGCGGCGCCGCCGAAGGCGCTGGACGTGCTCACCGAACGGGAACGTGAAGTGCTCATTCAGATGGCCCGAGGACTGTCCAACGCCGAGATCGCCAGCACCCTGTCGGTCAGCGAAACCACCATCAAGACCCACGTCGGACACGTGCTGACCAAACTCCGACTGCGGGACCGGGTCCAGGCCGTGGTGCTGGCGTACGAGTCCGGCCTGGTCCGCCCTGGCGGATGA
- a CDS encoding site-2 protease family protein: MEDTAKRPDRRPDRRPGISLGRVLGFPVHLHTSVLFLAILVTVLYGEFVRTQLDVPQPARYAVGLGFVVCLLGSVLLHELGHALTARRYGIGVRGITLEMLGGYTEMDRDAPTPKVDLLVSLAGPAVSLVLGLVSVVATVLLPDRTLINQLAFQLAAANLLVAVFNALPGLPLDGGRALRAAVWAVTRDRHVGTEAAGWVGRAVAAGTAGLVVLLTLAGILSPFGLIFMLLVAFTLWQGAGQSIRVARIGRRFPLVDLAALARPVFPVPSGTPLAEAQRRVAGAHPAQPGGREPAMAVTNSFGRLVALVDRAAAAAVPPERRPWVAVDTVARGIDGVRRIPVDLTGEQVVRTVQEHPGAQYLVTRGEDVIGVLHVADLAQLLEPTRKMSQ, from the coding sequence ATGGAGGACACCGCGAAACGCCCCGACCGGCGCCCTGACCGGCGGCCGGGGATCAGCCTCGGCCGGGTGCTCGGCTTCCCGGTGCACCTCCACACCTCGGTGCTGTTCCTGGCGATCCTGGTCACCGTGCTGTACGGCGAGTTCGTCCGCACCCAGTTGGACGTGCCGCAGCCGGCCCGCTACGCGGTCGGCCTGGGCTTCGTGGTCTGCCTGCTCGGTTCGGTGCTGCTGCACGAGCTGGGGCACGCGTTGACCGCCCGCCGCTACGGCATCGGGGTCCGCGGGATCACCCTGGAGATGCTCGGCGGCTACACCGAGATGGACCGGGACGCCCCGACCCCCAAGGTCGACCTGCTGGTGTCGCTGGCGGGTCCGGCGGTGTCGCTGGTCCTGGGCCTGGTCTCGGTGGTGGCGACCGTGCTGCTGCCGGACCGTACGTTGATCAACCAGTTGGCGTTCCAGTTGGCGGCGGCGAACCTGCTGGTGGCGGTGTTCAACGCGTTGCCGGGGCTGCCCCTAGACGGCGGGCGCGCGCTGCGTGCCGCGGTCTGGGCGGTGACCAGGGACCGCCACGTCGGCACCGAGGCCGCCGGTTGGGTCGGTCGGGCCGTTGCGGCGGGCACCGCCGGCCTGGTGGTGCTGCTCACGCTGGCCGGTATCCTGTCCCCGTTCGGGCTGATCTTCATGCTGCTGGTGGCGTTCACCCTCTGGCAGGGTGCCGGCCAGTCGATCCGGGTCGCGCGCATCGGCCGCCGGTTCCCACTGGTCGACCTGGCGGCGCTCGCCCGGCCGGTCTTTCCGGTGCCGAGCGGGACGCCGTTGGCTGAGGCGCAGCGCCGGGTCGCCGGCGCCCACCCGGCGCAACCGGGTGGGCGGGAGCCGGCCATGGCGGTGACGAACTCGTTCGGCCGGTTGGTGGCGCTGGTGGACCGGGCTGCGGCCGCTGCGGTTCCGCCGGAGCGCCGTCCGTGGGTGGCGGTCGACACCGTCGCGCGCGGTATCGACGGGGTCCGCCGGATCCCGGTCGACCTCACCGGCGAGCAGGTGGTCCGTACCGTGCAGGAACATCCGGGCGCGCAGTACCTGGTGACCCGGGGCGAGGACGTGATCGGCGTGCTGCACGTCGCCGATCTGGCGCAGTTGTTGGAACCGACCCGAAAGATGAGCCAGTGA
- a CDS encoding tRNA (adenine-N1)-methyltransferase translates to MASGDVSTTPISTRRGPFQPGDRVQLTDPKGRMHTVTLAAGRSFHTHRGALSHDELIGLPEGSVVTSAGGTAYLALRPLLADYVLSMPRGAQVIYPKDAAQIVAMGDVFPGARVLEAGAGSGALTCSLLRAVGTDGEVHSYEARADFAEVARANVQAFFGGPHPAWRLHVGDVASCPEVGFDRIILDMLTPWEVLDLVARALLPGGVFVGYVATTPQLSELVEALRAAGGFTEPRAWESLVRDWHVDGLAVRPDHRMIGHTAFLVSARRLAPGVSAPPRRRKPSKGAEAYAARRRDQTGAPVPPDAAGPASPDRAEGPAPSLGTVAGTGPA, encoded by the coding sequence GTGGCATCCGGCGATGTCAGTACCACGCCGATCTCCACCCGGCGTGGCCCCTTCCAGCCGGGCGACCGGGTGCAGTTGACCGACCCGAAGGGGCGTATGCACACCGTCACGCTCGCTGCCGGTCGGTCGTTCCACACCCATCGCGGTGCCCTGTCGCACGACGAGTTGATCGGCCTGCCCGAAGGCAGCGTGGTGACGTCGGCCGGCGGTACCGCGTACCTCGCGCTGCGGCCGCTGCTGGCCGACTACGTGCTGAGCATGCCGCGCGGGGCTCAGGTGATCTATCCGAAGGACGCCGCTCAGATCGTGGCGATGGGTGATGTGTTCCCGGGGGCCCGGGTGCTGGAGGCCGGTGCCGGGTCGGGCGCGCTGACCTGTTCGCTGCTGCGCGCCGTCGGCACCGACGGTGAGGTGCACTCGTACGAGGCCCGGGCGGACTTCGCCGAGGTGGCCCGGGCGAACGTGCAGGCGTTCTTCGGCGGCCCGCACCCGGCCTGGCGGCTGCACGTCGGTGACGTCGCGTCCTGCCCGGAGGTCGGCTTCGACCGGATCATCCTGGACATGCTGACGCCGTGGGAGGTGCTGGACCTGGTGGCCCGGGCGTTGCTGCCCGGCGGGGTCTTCGTCGGCTACGTCGCCACCACGCCGCAGCTGAGCGAACTGGTCGAGGCGTTGCGCGCCGCCGGCGGGTTCACCGAGCCTCGGGCGTGGGAGTCGTTGGTGCGGGACTGGCATGTCGACGGGTTGGCGGTGCGGCCCGACCACCGGATGATCGGGCATACCGCGTTTCTGGTGTCGGCCCGCCGGTTGGCACCGGGGGTCAGCGCGCCGCCGCGGCGGCGCAAGCCGAGCAAGGGAGCGGAGGCGTACGCGGCGCGCCGCCGGGACCAGACCGGTGCGCCGGTGCCGCCCGACGCCGCCGGTCCGGCGTCACCCGACCGGGCCGAAGGGCCGGCCCCGTCGCTGGGCACGGTGGCCGGGACGGGGCCGGCATGA